One genomic window of Garra rufa chromosome 2, GarRuf1.0, whole genome shotgun sequence includes the following:
- the rrh gene encoding visual pigment-like receptor peropsin codes for MIMCDKEMASGFLNGSAETVYGEESAFTQTEHNIVAAYLITAGVVSLSSNIVVLLMFVKFRELRTATNAIIINLAFTDIGVAGIGYPMSAASDLHGSWKFGYTGCQIYAALNIFFGMASIGLLTVVAIDRYLTICRPDIGQKLTSVSYMLLILAAWLNAVFWSSMPIVGWAGYAPDPTGATCTINWRNNDTSFVSYTMTVITVNFIIPLAVMFYCYYNVSVTVKRYKASNCLDSINMDWSDQMDVTKMSIIMIVMFLAAWSPYSIVCLWASFGDPKTIPAPMAIIAPLFAKSSTFYNPCIYVIANKKFRRAITGMLRCQTRQRITISNQLPMTASSAQLNP; via the exons ATGATTATGTGTGACAAAGAGATGGCATCTGGATTCCTGAATGGTTCTGCTGAGACCGTATATGGTGAAGAGAGCGCCTTCACACAAACCGAACACAATATTGTCGCTGCATATCTCATAACCGCAG GAGTGGTCAGTCTGTCTAGTAACATTGTGGTACTGCTGATGTTTGTGAAGTTCAGAGAGTTACGAACTGCCACGAACGCGATCATCATTAATCTGGCTTTCACCGATATTGGCGTAGCTGGTATTGGCTATCCCATGTCAGCGGCCTCAGACCTGCACGGGAGCTGGAAATTTGGTTACACAGGTTGCCAG ATCTATGCTGCCTTGAATATATTCTTCGGTATGGCCAGTATTGGACTGCTTACTGTGGTTGCTATTGACCGATACCTCACCATATGTCGACCTGACATAG GACAGAAGCTGACATCAGTATCATACATGCTTCTGATTTTGGCTGCTTGGCTGAATGCTGTGTTTTGGTCGTCTATGCCCATCGTTGGTTGGGCAGGATATGCTCCTGACCCCACAGGAGCCACCTGCACCATCAACTGGAGGAACAATGACAC GTCTTTTGTGTCCTACACAATGACGGTGATCACTGTCAACTTCATTATTCCTCTGGCGGTCATGTTCTACTGTTACTACAACGTCTCAGTTACTGTGAAGAGGTACAAAGCCAGTAACTGCCTAGACAGCATCAACATGGATTGGTCAGATCAGATGGATGTTACCAAG atgTCTATTATAATGATAGTGATGTTCCTGGCTGCCTGGTCTCCATATTCGATTGTGTGTTTGTGGGCATCATTCGGTGACCCCAAAACGATTCCAGCTCCAATGGCCATAATTGCCCCACTCTTTGCCAAGTCCTCCACCTTTTACAATCCTTGCATCTATGTCATCGCCAACAAGAA GTTCAGGAGAGCCATCACTGGAATGCTACGATGTCAAACACGTCAGAGAATCACTATTAGCAACCAGCTTCCAATGACGGCATCATCAGCACAACTTAACCCCTAA